Proteins from one Halovivax limisalsi genomic window:
- the tenA gene encoding thiaminase II has protein sequence MAFSDELLDAGSEIWAAQYEHPFVTELAAGTLDPEAFRHWVEQDYRYLLDYARTFAIAATKARREETMAGLLNVAHTVIDYEMDLHREFAADYDISREELESTRKAPTCVAYTNFLVRTAHEGTLPEIAAAIYPCGQGYLDVAEHMAELADEEHRYTPFIAKYTSDEFYEAVDWMRTLVDDCAERNPGEREAMRAAFLTSARLEHRFWEMCYTQEGWDA, from the coding sequence ATGGCATTCAGCGACGAACTCCTCGACGCGGGGAGCGAGATCTGGGCAGCCCAGTACGAGCACCCGTTCGTCACGGAACTGGCCGCGGGCACGCTCGATCCCGAGGCGTTCCGCCACTGGGTGGAGCAGGACTACCGGTATCTGCTCGACTACGCGCGCACGTTCGCCATCGCGGCGACGAAAGCCCGCCGGGAGGAAACCATGGCCGGCCTGCTGAACGTCGCGCACACGGTCATCGATTACGAGATGGACCTCCACCGGGAGTTCGCCGCCGACTACGACATCTCCCGGGAGGAACTCGAATCGACCCGAAAAGCGCCGACCTGCGTGGCCTACACCAACTTCCTCGTCCGGACCGCCCACGAGGGCACCCTGCCGGAGATCGCGGCCGCGATCTACCCCTGCGGCCAGGGCTACCTCGACGTCGCCGAGCACATGGCCGAACTCGCCGACGAGGAGCACCGCTACACTCCCTTCATCGCGAAGTACACCAGCGACGAGTTCTACGAGGCCGTCGACTGGATGCGCACGCTCGTCGACGACTGCGCCGAGCGCAACCCCGGCGAGCGCGAGGCCATGCGGGCGGCGTTCCTGACGAGCGCTCGCCTCGAACACCGGTTCTGGGAGATGTGTTACACGCAGGAGGGGTGGGACGCGTGA
- a CDS encoding TenA family protein has product MTGSTRNQPVEAPAERYDPDADGAFSAWLRERSDWTAATRHRFVREYRDGELADDVFERYLVQDYQFLEAGARLTARAASQAHAIEEMNALAESLTVLTGGEDDYFQRAFDALSVPDPAREDPPLHPTTAAFNDFMLRAAAEGAYEESLAVVAAAEWIYRDWCGHVADADVAFDRWYLDEWIEIHDTEDFAAYVDWLIGQLDTYGPRLSPERQARVAEIFGRTVALEAAFFDAAYET; this is encoded by the coding sequence GTGACCGGCTCGACTCGCAATCAACCGGTCGAGGCGCCGGCCGAACGGTACGACCCCGACGCCGACGGCGCCTTCTCGGCGTGGCTCCGCGAGCGATCGGACTGGACGGCGGCCACGCGTCACCGATTCGTCCGCGAGTACCGCGACGGCGAGCTGGCCGACGACGTCTTCGAGCGCTACCTCGTGCAGGACTACCAGTTCCTCGAGGCGGGCGCTCGCCTCACCGCCCGCGCGGCGAGCCAGGCCCACGCGATCGAGGAGATGAACGCCCTCGCCGAGTCGCTGACCGTCCTCACCGGCGGCGAGGACGATTACTTCCAGCGGGCGTTCGACGCGCTTTCCGTTCCCGATCCCGCCCGCGAGGACCCGCCGCTCCACCCGACGACGGCGGCGTTCAACGACTTCATGCTGCGCGCGGCGGCCGAGGGCGCCTACGAGGAGTCGCTCGCGGTCGTCGCGGCCGCGGAGTGGATCTACCGCGACTGGTGCGGCCACGTCGCCGACGCCGACGTCGCGTTCGACCGCTGGTACCTCGACGAGTGGATCGAGATCCACGACACCGAGGACTTCGCGGCCTACGTCGACTGGCTGATCGGGCAACTCGATACCTACGGGCCGCGCCTCTCGCCCGAACGGCAGGCCCGCGTCGCCGAGATCTTCGGGCGGACCGTCGCCCTCGAGGCGGCCTTCTTCGACGCCGCGTACGAGACGTGA
- the samp2 gene encoding ubiquitin-like small modifier protein SAMP2, translated as MRVTVDVAGEATHEIDLAADLGRSADGATPTYADLLDAIDYSPHEVSVLVDGRPVPEDQPVEHDEVTVLRLITGG; from the coding sequence ATGCGCGTGACCGTCGACGTCGCGGGTGAGGCCACCCACGAGATCGACCTGGCGGCGGACCTCGGCCGGTCCGCCGACGGCGCGACCCCGACCTACGCCGACCTCCTCGACGCGATCGACTACAGCCCTCACGAGGTGAGCGTCCTCGTCGACGGCCGACCCGTCCCCGAGGACCAGCCCGTCGAGCACGACGAGGTGACCGTCCTCCGCCTCATCACGGGCGGGTGA
- a CDS encoding GNAT family N-acetyltransferase, translating to MADSSPPISVRPATPDDELAVRRILDGAMLEFAALTPRIDADDVLVASEARFEPSENRENPSGETASEASDDESIQGAIVLEPEPTATVTEGLASNDEAWTQSAAAEPGAHVDAIAVRMRRRGRGIGATLVERALSREGRLTAHFDQRVRPFYEALDFEIVSLDDGRFAGVRRR from the coding sequence GTGGCCGACTCGTCGCCGCCGATCTCGGTGCGACCCGCGACGCCCGACGACGAGCTGGCCGTCCGACGGATTCTCGACGGCGCGATGCTCGAATTCGCGGCGCTCACCCCACGAATCGATGCGGACGATGTGCTGGTCGCAAGCGAAGCGCGGTTCGAACCCAGTGAGAACCGCGAAAACCCGAGCGGTGAAACCGCGAGCGAAGCGAGCGACGACGAATCGATCCAGGGGGCGATCGTGCTCGAACCGGAACCGACGGCGACGGTGACGGAGGGGCTCGCGTCGAACGACGAGGCGTGGACGCAGTCGGCGGCGGCCGAACCCGGGGCGCACGTCGACGCGATCGCGGTCAGGATGCGCCGGCGCGGACGAGGGATCGGGGCGACGCTCGTCGAGCGGGCGCTGTCGCGCGAGGGGCGGTTGACCGCCCACTTCGACCAGCGGGTGCGGCCGTTCTACGAGGCGCTCGATTTCGAGATCGTCTCGCTCGACGACGGGCGCTTCGCGGGCGTTCGCAGGCGGTGA
- a CDS encoding phosphoglucomutase/phosphomannomutase family protein, translating to MDAISFGTDGWRATLETFTEPRVRMVGQAVATYLRDEGETAPVAIGYDARETSPDFAEALADVLAANGFDVLLAERDCPTPVLAHAIVDRGLSGALVVTASHNPPEYNGVKFIPSDGAPALPAVMDAIGDRLGEPDPLPESDHGAVETVDFRDSHAAAALDRLESIAPGSIDALADLTVAYDAMHGAGRGFTDALLERAGVTVSRLRCERDPTFGGTPPEPSPDHLDALAERVRAGDADLGIANDGDADRLAIVTPERGYLDENLFFAALYDWVLTRKTGSVVRTVSTTYLLDRVAAAHDEAVHEVPVGFKWVAEAMAEHDALVGGEESGGFTVRGHVREKDGVLVALLAAAMHAGEPIDDRVDRLLEAHGTVVQDKRSVDCPDVEKARVLDELEAEIPDAVAGVAVEDVNTADGFKLLLADGSWLLVRPSGTEPVLRVYAEASDDERVDELLAAGTALVERLV from the coding sequence ATGGACGCGATATCGTTCGGGACCGACGGCTGGCGGGCCACACTCGAGACCTTCACCGAGCCGCGGGTCCGGATGGTCGGCCAGGCTGTCGCGACGTACCTGCGCGACGAGGGCGAGACGGCGCCGGTGGCGATCGGCTACGACGCCAGGGAGACCTCGCCCGACTTCGCCGAAGCGCTCGCGGACGTGCTCGCGGCGAACGGGTTCGACGTGTTGCTGGCCGAGCGCGACTGCCCGACGCCGGTCCTCGCCCACGCGATCGTCGACCGCGGCCTGTCGGGCGCGCTGGTCGTGACGGCCTCGCACAACCCGCCCGAGTACAACGGCGTGAAGTTCATCCCGTCGGACGGCGCCCCCGCGCTGCCCGCGGTGATGGACGCCATCGGCGATCGACTCGGCGAGCCCGATCCGCTCCCCGAGTCCGACCACGGCGCGGTCGAGACGGTCGATTTCCGCGACTCCCACGCCGCGGCCGCCCTCGACCGGCTGGAATCGATCGCCCCCGGGTCGATCGACGCGCTCGCCGACCTGACGGTCGCCTACGACGCCATGCACGGCGCCGGTCGCGGGTTCACCGACGCCCTGCTGGAGCGAGCCGGCGTCACCGTCTCGCGACTGCGCTGCGAGCGAGACCCGACGTTCGGGGGCACGCCCCCGGAACCCAGTCCCGACCACCTCGACGCGCTCGCCGAGCGCGTGCGAGCCGGCGACGCGGACCTGGGGATCGCCAACGACGGCGACGCCGACAGGCTGGCGATCGTCACGCCCGAACGGGGCTATCTCGACGAAAATCTGTTCTTCGCGGCGCTGTACGACTGGGTGCTCACACGGAAGACCGGCTCCGTCGTCCGCACCGTCTCGACGACGTACCTGCTCGACCGGGTGGCGGCGGCACACGACGAGGCCGTCCACGAGGTGCCGGTCGGATTCAAGTGGGTCGCCGAGGCGATGGCCGAGCACGACGCCCTCGTCGGCGGCGAGGAGTCGGGCGGCTTCACCGTCCGCGGGCACGTCCGCGAGAAGGACGGGGTCCTCGTCGCACTGCTGGCCGCGGCGATGCACGCCGGGGAGCCGATCGACGACCGCGTTGATCGCCTGCTCGAGGCGCACGGAACGGTGGTCCAGGACAAGCGAAGCGTCGACTGCCCGGACGTGGAGAAGGCACGCGTCCTCGACGAGCTCGAGGCGGAGATCCCGGACGCGGTCGCCGGCGTCGCCGTCGAGGACGTCAACACCGCGGACGGCTTCAAGCTCCTGCTCGCCGACGGCTCCTGGCTCCTGGTTCGGCCCAGCGGGACCGAACCCGTCCTCCGGGTCTACGCCGAGGCGAGCGACGACGAGCGCGTCGACGAACTCCTGGCCGCCGGGACCGCGCTGGTCGAACGCCTGGTGTAG
- a CDS encoding class I SAM-dependent methyltransferase — MKDQNGSYRTERARFYDAQVGAGDRDDVAFYRDLATSVDGPVLETACGTGRIYLELLAAGVDADGFDLSPDALAILREHAAERGLDPSVWTADLADFAVDRAYALATCPFNALQHLRTVDAQLAALESIHDALEPGGRFVFDVFVPGFDVICGTYGEWQTRAVDHRGVEHELRTRTRIVDEVEQRFDVETELYDSDGERLFAETDRLSMLPKPRVELLARQSPFADWSVTGDFGDEPIADGDTIQVWELRRAE, encoded by the coding sequence ATGAAGGACCAGAACGGCTCGTATCGCACGGAACGAGCCAGATTCTACGACGCCCAGGTGGGTGCGGGCGACCGGGATGACGTCGCGTTCTACCGCGACCTGGCCACGTCGGTCGACGGGCCGGTCCTCGAAACGGCCTGTGGCACCGGACGGATCTACCTCGAACTGCTGGCCGCGGGCGTCGACGCCGACGGCTTCGACCTGTCGCCGGACGCGCTCGCCATTCTCCGCGAACACGCGGCCGAGCGGGGGCTCGATCCCTCGGTGTGGACGGCCGACCTGGCCGACTTCGCGGTCGATCGCGCGTACGCCCTCGCGACGTGTCCGTTCAACGCCCTGCAGCACCTGCGGACCGTCGACGCCCAGCTGGCCGCGCTCGAATCGATCCACGACGCCCTCGAACCGGGCGGTCGCTTCGTCTTCGACGTCTTCGTCCCGGGGTTCGACGTGATCTGTGGAACCTACGGCGAGTGGCAGACCCGCGCGGTCGACCATCGAGGCGTCGAGCACGAACTTCGAACGCGAACGCGGATCGTCGACGAAGTCGAGCAGCGGTTCGACGTCGAGACCGAGCTGTACGACTCGGACGGCGAGCGCCTCTTCGCCGAGACGGACCGGCTCTCGATGCTCCCGAAACCCCGCGTCGAGCTGCTGGCCCGGCAGTCGCCGTTCGCCGACTGGTCCGTCACCGGCGACTTCGGCGACGAGCCGATCGCGGACGGCGATACGATTCAGGTGTGGGAACTGCGCCGAGCGGAGTGA
- a CDS encoding NADPH-dependent FMN reductase produces the protein MPPSPTVLAVVGSLRDDSYTRTALRYVLDAAADAGAETRLLDLREYDVPVYDPDVGEQGDAAAARRLVRQADAVALGTPVYRGTFSGVLKNFHDYCGADEYEDTTVGLLATAGGGGYGPTLEHLRATVRNVHGWALPHEVGIGNASDAFVADPDAIDGRAFRDPSLRTRVETLGDRLVTYAFIDSERASPTATGD, from the coding sequence GTGCCACCCTCTCCGACCGTGCTCGCGGTGGTCGGTAGCCTCCGCGACGACAGCTACACGCGAACGGCTCTCCGGTACGTCCTCGATGCGGCCGCCGACGCCGGCGCCGAGACGCGGTTGCTCGACCTCCGCGAGTACGACGTCCCGGTCTACGACCCGGACGTCGGCGAGCAGGGCGACGCCGCGGCCGCCCGCCGGCTCGTCCGCCAGGCCGACGCCGTCGCGCTCGGGACGCCGGTTTACCGCGGGACGTTCTCCGGCGTCCTCAAGAATTTCCACGACTACTGCGGCGCCGACGAGTACGAAGACACCACCGTCGGCCTGCTCGCGACCGCGGGCGGTGGCGGCTACGGGCCGACGCTCGAACACCTGCGCGCGACGGTCCGCAACGTCCACGGCTGGGCGCTCCCGCACGAGGTCGGGATCGGGAACGCGTCGGACGCCTTCGTCGCCGACCCGGACGCGATCGACGGACGCGCGTTCCGCGACCCGTCGCTTCGCACGCGCGTCGAAACCCTCGGCGACCGGCTCGTCACGTACGCGTTCATCGATTCGGAGCGGGCGTCTCCGACGGCGACCGGCGACTGA
- a CDS encoding GIY-YIG nuclease family protein, with product MSDHVVYVLECADGTLYTGYTTDLDRRVEEHNAGDGAKYTRARTPVEVVHAERFGDRSAAMSREYEIKQLSRAQKERLVGFD from the coding sequence ATGAGCGATCACGTCGTGTACGTGCTCGAGTGCGCCGACGGGACGCTGTACACGGGATACACGACGGATCTCGACCGGCGCGTCGAGGAACACAACGCCGGCGACGGCGCGAAGTACACCCGGGCGCGGACGCCCGTCGAGGTGGTCCACGCGGAACGATTCGGCGACCGCTCGGCGGCGATGTCCCGCGAGTACGAGATCAAACAGCTCTCGCGAGCGCAGAAAGAGCGCCTGGTCGGATTCGACTAG
- a CDS encoding DUF1931 domain-containing protein: MADLIVKAAVKEALDDKNVASDFYDALDDEVESLLDHAARRAEANDRKTVQPRDL, from the coding sequence ATGGCAGACCTTATCGTCAAAGCCGCCGTCAAGGAAGCGCTCGATGACAAGAACGTCGCCTCGGACTTCTACGACGCCCTCGACGACGAAGTCGAATCGCTCCTCGACCACGCCGCTCGGCGCGCCGAAGCCAACGACCGGAAGACCGTCCAGCCCCGCGACCTGTAA
- the fni gene encoding type 2 isopentenyl-diphosphate Delta-isomerase, whose product MPETADRKDDHIRIIEEEDVETTGTGFADVELVHEALPEIHRDAIDPAVSLFGRELSAPVVIESMTGGHPNTTKLNRRLAEAAQETGVAMGVGSQRAGLELDDPDLLESYTVVRDVAPDACLYGNVGAAQLAEYGVEAVERAVEMIDADAMAIHLNFLQEAVQPEGDVDARGCLEAIERVVDGLSVPVVVKETGNGISRETAGRLADAGVDAIDVAGKGGTTWSGIEAHRAKAVGADRQAAVGERFRAWGVPTAISTLEAASVHDCVVASGGVRSGLDIAKAIALGARAGGLAKPFLAPAGRGTDAVVDLIETLQRELETAMFVTGSETVAALRETEYVLLGRTRQYHAERSRPRSGRIER is encoded by the coding sequence ATGCCCGAGACAGCCGACCGCAAGGACGACCACATCCGTATCATCGAGGAGGAAGACGTCGAGACGACCGGCACCGGTTTCGCCGACGTCGAGCTCGTCCACGAGGCGCTGCCGGAGATTCACCGCGACGCGATCGACCCCGCGGTCTCGCTGTTCGGGCGCGAACTCTCGGCGCCGGTCGTCATCGAGAGCATGACCGGCGGCCACCCCAACACGACGAAGCTCAACCGACGGCTCGCCGAAGCCGCCCAGGAGACGGGCGTCGCGATGGGCGTCGGCAGCCAGCGCGCCGGCCTCGAACTCGACGACCCCGACCTGCTCGAGTCCTACACCGTCGTCCGCGACGTCGCCCCGGACGCGTGTCTCTACGGCAACGTCGGCGCCGCCCAGCTGGCCGAGTACGGCGTCGAGGCCGTCGAGCGCGCCGTCGAGATGATCGACGCCGACGCGATGGCGATCCACCTCAACTTCTTACAGGAGGCCGTCCAGCCCGAGGGCGACGTCGACGCGCGCGGCTGCCTCGAGGCGATCGAGCGGGTGGTCGATGGCCTCTCGGTCCCCGTCGTCGTCAAGGAGACCGGGAACGGCATCTCCCGGGAGACGGCCGGGCGCCTCGCCGACGCGGGCGTCGACGCGATCGACGTCGCCGGGAAGGGCGGGACGACCTGGTCGGGGATCGAGGCCCACCGCGCCAAAGCCGTCGGCGCGGATCGGCAGGCGGCCGTCGGCGAGCGCTTTCGCGCCTGGGGGGTTCCGACGGCGATCAGCACGCTCGAGGCCGCGTCCGTCCACGACTGCGTCGTCGCGAGCGGCGGCGTCCGCTCCGGCCTCGACATCGCGAAGGCGATCGCGCTCGGCGCGCGGGCCGGCGGCCTCGCGAAGCCATTTCTGGCGCCCGCCGGCCGGGGTACCGACGCGGTCGTCGACCTGATCGAGACGCTCCAGCGAGAGCTCGAAACGGCGATGTTCGTCACCGGGTCGGAGACGGTCGCGGCGCTTCGGGAGACCGAGTACGTGCTGCTCGGACGGACCCGGCAGTACCACGCCGAGCGATCTCGGCCGCGTTCCGGACGGATCGAACGATAA
- the rpiA gene encoding ribose-5-phosphate isomerase RpiA gives MKAGDGSAEAKRRAGEAAAAAVEDGMVVGLGTGSTAAAAIEAIGRAVAEGLDVRGIPTSAESATLARDHAIPLTTLAAVDGVDLAIDGADQVAGGDLVKGGGAAHTREKLIDAAADRFLVVVDDSKLADALDWPIPIAALRGAERVVAGRIRELGGEATLRPAERKDGPVVTDDGHLVIDADFGAIDDPARLACSLSAIPGVVEHGLFVDLADEIYVGTDDGVEVLSGDR, from the coding sequence ATGAAAGCGGGCGACGGATCGGCCGAGGCGAAGCGGCGGGCGGGCGAGGCCGCGGCCGCGGCCGTCGAAGACGGGATGGTCGTGGGACTCGGCACCGGCAGCACGGCCGCCGCCGCCATCGAGGCCATCGGCCGCGCCGTCGCCGAGGGCCTCGACGTCCGGGGGATCCCGACGTCCGCCGAATCGGCCACTCTCGCGCGGGATCACGCCATCCCGCTGACCACGCTCGCGGCGGTCGACGGCGTCGACCTCGCCATCGACGGCGCCGACCAGGTGGCCGGGGGCGACCTCGTCAAAGGCGGCGGCGCGGCCCACACGCGCGAGAAGCTGATCGACGCCGCGGCCGATCGATTCCTCGTGGTGGTCGACGACTCGAAGCTCGCCGACGCGCTCGACTGGCCGATCCCGATCGCCGCGCTCCGGGGCGCCGAGCGCGTCGTTGCCGGGCGGATCCGGGAACTCGGAGGGGAGGCGACGCTGCGCCCGGCCGAGCGCAAGGACGGCCCGGTCGTCACCGACGACGGCCACCTCGTCATCGACGCCGACTTCGGCGCCATCGACGATCCCGCCCGGCTCGCGTGCTCGCTCTCGGCCATCCCCGGCGTCGTCGAACACGGCCTCTTCGTCGACCTCGCCGACGAGATCTACGTCGGCACCGACGACGGCGTGGAGGTGCTGTCCGGCGACCGGTGA
- a CDS encoding DMT family transporter gives MSRSLDATRFLALSLLWGLSFPAISVGLEYLPPLLFASVRYDVAAILLLAVAAVRVDDWVPSRRHDLAAIAAGGFFLVGANGLLFVAQQSVPGGLAAIIQSLTPIVTALLAIALLDERLTAVGGVGVVIGFLGVGLVVSPDPGALFAGDTLAKLLIVFQVCCIALGGVLVQRFAPTIDRVPMTGWSLVVGAILLHGASALAGEIPDAGAVAPLSIAAILYLGLFATSIAFLLYFSILEEYGAFQVALVSYVVPVVATIAGVVVLGEEIGASAVAGFALVATGFALLKRHALVDAVDVVTGVRP, from the coding sequence GTGTCCCGTTCGCTCGACGCGACCCGGTTTCTCGCCCTCTCGCTGCTGTGGGGACTGTCCTTTCCCGCGATTTCCGTCGGGCTCGAGTACCTCCCGCCGTTGCTCTTCGCGTCGGTTCGCTACGACGTGGCCGCGATCCTGTTGCTCGCGGTCGCCGCGGTCCGAGTCGACGACTGGGTGCCGTCGAGACGGCACGACCTGGCGGCGATCGCCGCGGGGGGATTCTTTCTGGTCGGCGCCAACGGCCTACTGTTCGTCGCCCAGCAGTCCGTGCCCGGCGGTCTCGCCGCGATCATCCAGTCGCTCACGCCGATCGTGACCGCGCTCCTGGCGATCGCCCTGCTCGACGAGCGCCTGACGGCCGTCGGCGGCGTCGGCGTCGTGATCGGCTTCCTCGGCGTCGGCCTCGTCGTTTCGCCCGATCCGGGCGCCCTCTTCGCGGGCGATACGCTCGCGAAGCTCCTCATCGTCTTTCAGGTGTGTTGCATCGCGCTGGGTGGCGTCCTCGTCCAGCGGTTCGCGCCGACGATCGACCGCGTCCCGATGACCGGCTGGTCGCTGGTTGTCGGGGCGATCCTCCTCCACGGCGCCAGCGCTCTCGCGGGCGAAATCCCGGACGCCGGCGCCGTGGCACCGCTGTCGATTGCGGCGATCCTCTACCTGGGTCTCTTCGCCACGTCGATCGCGTTCCTGCTGTACTTCAGCATCCTCGAGGAGTACGGCGCGTTCCAGGTCGCGCTCGTCTCCTACGTCGTGCCGGTCGTCGCGACGATCGCCGGCGTCGTCGTCCTCGGTGAGGAGATCGGAGCCAGCGCCGTCGCCGGCTTCGCGCTGGTGGCGACCGGGTTCGCCCTCCTCAAGCGCCACGCGCTGGTCGACGCCGTCGACGTCGTGACCGGCGTGCGGCCGTAA
- a CDS encoding thiamine pyrophosphate-binding protein — protein MQVDAAVVDALVSNGIDTVFGIPGKQTLPLNEAIGGREDVQFVMARHETAVSHQAWGYAETSGRTAATVVVPGPGDMNAMNGLKNAYNDCTPLIHIAVETDPEIRGGEGIHETPPDTYDNVVKENVLVERPEGAIAALEEAVAIAETAPKGPVRVGIPKNFLGMDVALAGAPEYSRAGPAGAAESDVAAAAELLAEATEPVVIAGGGVRAADASVDLEAVATRLDAPVVTTYKGKGTIPADHPLSAGTLSGSAPPALLSLLAEADAALAVGTNFDAVATRAWSVEVPDELVHVTLDPDDLGTGYEPAVSVLADAAEALPAIGEALADRDVAGPTGTDETSGTERAGAVRADFDERVDGLRVTDAPLTSVTALEAVREALPRETIVAADAGGSRVWGLNAFPAYGPRSYVNPGSWATMGTSLPSAIGAQVANPDADVVSIAGDGGFMMAVHEIHTAVAADLPLTVVLFRNEDYAIISEEAERSYALAESAYGWPDAPIDFVALAESMGMTGVRAESRDAVVEAVADAVASDEPVLVEVPTDPHEPQASEWLAE, from the coding sequence ATGCAGGTAGACGCTGCGGTGGTCGATGCGCTCGTTTCGAACGGCATCGACACCGTCTTCGGCATTCCGGGCAAGCAGACGCTCCCGCTGAACGAGGCGATCGGCGGGCGCGAGGACGTCCAGTTCGTCATGGCGCGCCACGAGACCGCCGTCTCCCACCAGGCGTGGGGCTACGCCGAGACCAGCGGGCGGACCGCCGCGACGGTCGTCGTCCCCGGCCCCGGCGACATGAACGCGATGAACGGGCTGAAGAACGCCTACAACGACTGCACGCCGCTGATCCACATCGCGGTCGAGACCGACCCCGAGATTCGCGGCGGCGAGGGCATCCACGAGACGCCGCCTGACACCTACGACAACGTCGTCAAGGAGAACGTCCTCGTCGAGCGACCCGAGGGAGCGATCGCCGCGCTGGAAGAGGCCGTCGCGATCGCGGAGACAGCCCCCAAGGGGCCGGTCCGCGTTGGCATTCCCAAGAACTTCCTCGGGATGGACGTCGCGCTGGCCGGAGCGCCCGAGTATTCGCGGGCCGGACCCGCAGGCGCCGCCGAGTCGGACGTCGCGGCCGCCGCGGAGCTGCTTGCCGAGGCCACAGAGCCGGTCGTGATCGCCGGCGGCGGCGTGCGTGCGGCCGACGCGAGCGTCGACCTCGAAGCCGTCGCAACGCGGTTGGACGCGCCGGTCGTGACCACCTACAAGGGGAAGGGGACGATCCCGGCCGACCACCCGCTCTCGGCGGGGACGCTCTCGGGCAGCGCCCCGCCCGCGCTGCTCTCGCTGTTGGCCGAGGCCGACGCCGCCCTCGCGGTGGGGACGAACTTCGACGCGGTCGCGACCCGCGCCTGGTCGGTCGAGGTGCCCGACGAGCTCGTCCACGTCACGCTCGATCCGGACGACCTGGGGACGGGCTACGAGCCGGCGGTCAGCGTGCTCGCCGACGCCGCCGAGGCGCTCCCGGCCATCGGCGAGGCGCTCGCCGACCGCGACGTCGCGGGCCCAACGGGGACCGACGAGACGTCGGGCACAGAACGCGCCGGGGCCGTCCGCGCGGACTTCGACGAGCGAGTGGACGGGCTGCGAGTGACCGACGCCCCGCTCACCTCCGTGACGGCGCTCGAAGCGGTGCGCGAGGCCCTGCCCCGCGAGACCATCGTCGCCGCGGACGCCGGCGGCTCGCGCGTCTGGGGGCTCAACGCCTTCCCCGCCTACGGCCCGCGGTCGTACGTCAACCCCGGGTCGTGGGCGACCATGGGGACCAGCCTCCCCTCGGCCATCGGCGCGCAGGTCGCCAACCCGGACGCCGACGTCGTCTCCATCGCGGGCGACGGCGGGTTCATGATGGCCGTCCACGAGATCCACACCGCCGTCGCCGCCGACCTGCCGCTCACGGTCGTGCTCTTTCGCAACGAGGACTACGCGATCATCAGCGAGGAGGCCGAACGCTCCTACGCCCTGGCCGAGAGCGCCTACGGCTGGCCCGACGCCCCCATCGACTTCGTCGCGCTCGCGGAAAGCATGGGCATGACGGGCGTGCGGGCCGAGAGTCGGGACGCGGTCGTCGAAGCCGTCGCCGACGCCGTCGCGAGCGACGAGCCGGTGCTGGTCGAAGTACCGACGGACCCGCACGAACCGCAGGCGAGCGAGTGGCTGGCCGAGTGA
- a CDS encoding HAD family hydrolase translates to MGAVTTVLFDLDATLCHQPTPSSDRLAAAFERAGVEPFFEAADYHRLVDELGGTGSDIRRRETCFRQLAREAGREEAVGLRVADAYQAVTDYAAVEFLPGATDVLDHLSERYRLGLVTNGGPDTQSVKIDALDVRDSFETIVLAGYETAAKPDPEPFERALAELEADPDESVYVGNSLDHDVAGASACGMRTVWYPNDSARTAPTPEPDHRIDGLADLLDPPWEGD, encoded by the coding sequence ATGGGCGCCGTCACGACCGTTCTATTCGACCTCGACGCCACGCTCTGTCACCAGCCGACGCCGTCGAGCGACCGCCTGGCGGCGGCGTTCGAGCGCGCCGGCGTCGAGCCGTTCTTCGAGGCGGCCGACTACCACCGCCTCGTCGACGAACTCGGGGGAACGGGCAGCGATATCCGACGGCGCGAGACGTGTTTTCGACAACTCGCACGGGAGGCTGGCCGCGAGGAGGCGGTCGGCCTCCGGGTCGCCGACGCCTACCAGGCGGTGACCGACTACGCGGCCGTCGAGTTCCTCCCCGGCGCGACCGACGTTCTCGATCACCTCTCGGAACGCTACCGACTGGGGCTGGTCACCAACGGCGGCCCGGACACGCAGTCGGTGAAGATCGACGCGCTCGACGTTCGCGACTCCTTCGAGACCATCGTGCTGGCGGGCTACGAAACTGCTGCCAAGCCCGATCCGGAGCCGTTCGAACGCGCGCTGGCGGAGCTGGAGGCCGACCCCGACGAATCCGTCTACGTCGGCAACTCCCTGGATCACGACGTCGCCGGCGCATCGGCATGTGGAATGCGGACGGTGTGGTATCCGAACGATTCAGCGAGGACGGCGCCGACGCCGGAACCGGATCACCGGATCGACGGATTGGCCGACCTGCTGGACCCGCCGTGGGAGGGCGACTAA